From Sphingopyxis sp. USTB-05, the proteins below share one genomic window:
- a CDS encoding FkbM family methyltransferase, translating to MSKVLHSFRSPSQGFAKVSRFVANRQLHTLARAHHTAGYPQMAIFSHDHIGHVINVEGRYEDDYLRAAFGWMSGFLKNMNELVALDIGANIGNHSVFFSRYFLEVHSFEPNPRTFELLKFNASQTDNVTPHRQGLSDADVLGRLRENPTNMGGTFIEIGAAGAPGKDGVSLMTLDTFAADRAFGPIGLIKIDTEGFEARILRGARGVIASNRPVIMFELSPSDFGPNGSDVVNLLSELGYDFVSVERNFQFGESRLGRYSGFLLRTLLGEKLEVRPIERIAPAFYQMIVAVHRGAHPL from the coding sequence GTGAGTAAAGTCCTCCACAGCTTTCGTTCGCCCAGCCAGGGGTTTGCCAAAGTTTCCCGCTTCGTCGCCAATCGGCAATTGCACACGCTTGCGCGTGCGCATCACACGGCCGGCTATCCGCAAATGGCGATATTTTCGCACGATCACATCGGGCATGTGATCAACGTCGAGGGCCGGTACGAGGATGATTATCTTCGTGCCGCCTTTGGCTGGATGAGCGGCTTCCTCAAGAATATGAACGAACTCGTTGCGCTCGATATCGGCGCGAACATCGGCAATCATTCGGTCTTCTTCTCGCGATATTTTCTCGAGGTTCATTCGTTCGAACCCAACCCGCGAACCTTTGAGCTCCTGAAGTTCAACGCGTCGCAGACGGACAATGTCACGCCCCACCGGCAGGGGCTTTCGGACGCCGACGTCCTGGGCAGGCTGCGGGAAAACCCCACAAACATGGGCGGCACTTTCATCGAGATTGGTGCCGCCGGTGCGCCCGGCAAGGACGGCGTTTCGCTCATGACGCTCGATACATTCGCGGCCGACCGGGCGTTTGGGCCGATCGGGCTGATCAAGATTGACACCGAAGGCTTCGAAGCCCGTATCCTGCGTGGGGCGCGGGGGGTGATCGCCAGCAATCGCCCGGTGATCATGTTCGAATTGTCGCCGAGTGATTTCGGTCCGAACGGGTCAGACGTCGTCAACCTTCTGTCCGAACTCGGCTATGACTTCGTCTCGGTAGAACGGAACTTCCAGTTCGGTGAATCCCGGCTCGGCCGCTATTCGGGTTTCCTGCTGCGAACGCTGCTGGGCGAAAAACTGGAGGTCCGCCCGATCGAGCGCATTGCGCCCGCCTTTTACCAGATGATCGTTGCGGTGCACCGCGGCGCGCACCCGCTTTGA
- a CDS encoding glycosyltransferase family 2 protein yields MTPAIPDKSGEPLFTIFTPTHNRAHTLPRLYESIAAQDLRDFEWVIVDDGSTDGTRELVAQWVDKADFPIRYFYQSHGHKKTAYNCGVREARGALLVCWDSDDAALPQALRIMHDEWLAIPEADRSGYVGITGLCAHEDGTIFGDRYPVSPYDSTPIETTLCDGIRGDKSGFQRVEILRQFPFPEFIEGLVPEGVVWNAIARKYKTRYINTAVLTYHVEQDSIINSRNTLTKMRSTSVGRGYFASQFLTHDWRWLFRAPVEVLKIAVNHTRYAWHAWRGGLRKGFPPKSLAGWLLKAVTWPFGFSIFLYEELRFPRR; encoded by the coding sequence TTGACACCCGCGATACCCGATAAGAGCGGCGAACCGCTGTTCACGATATTCACGCCAACGCACAACCGCGCGCACACCTTGCCGCGCCTGTATGAAAGCATCGCCGCGCAGGACTTGCGCGATTTTGAGTGGGTGATTGTCGACGACGGATCAACCGACGGCACGCGGGAACTGGTCGCGCAATGGGTAGACAAAGCCGATTTCCCGATCCGCTATTTCTATCAGTCGCACGGGCACAAGAAGACCGCCTATAATTGCGGTGTTCGCGAAGCACGCGGCGCGTTGCTGGTGTGCTGGGACAGCGATGATGCTGCGCTGCCGCAGGCCCTGCGGATTATGCACGACGAATGGCTTGCGATCCCCGAAGCGGACCGGTCCGGCTACGTCGGCATAACCGGGCTTTGTGCCCATGAGGACGGGACAATTTTCGGCGATCGATATCCCGTCAGCCCTTATGACAGCACGCCGATCGAAACCACGCTCTGCGACGGTATCCGTGGCGACAAGTCGGGATTCCAGCGGGTCGAAATCCTCCGCCAATTTCCGTTTCCCGAATTCATCGAAGGCCTTGTACCCGAAGGTGTCGTCTGGAATGCGATCGCGCGAAAATACAAGACGCGGTACATAAACACGGCGGTGCTGACATATCATGTCGAGCAGGATTCGATCATCAACAGCCGCAACACATTGACGAAGATGCGCAGCACGTCGGTCGGACGCGGCTATTTCGCTTCCCAGTTTCTGACGCATGACTGGCGCTGGCTGTTTCGGGCGCCGGTCGAGGTGCTGAAAATCGCCGTGAATCATACCCGATACGCTTGGCATGCCTGGCGGGGAGGGCTACGCAAGGGGTTCCCGCCAAAGAGCCTCGCGGGATGGCTCCTCAAAGCGGTGACATGGCCGTTCGGGTTTTCGATATTTCTTTACGAGGAGCTTCGTTTTCCTCGCCGGTGA
- a CDS encoding glycosyltransferase family 4 protein: MKILFLVSSMQGGGAERVAALLANAWAEHGHNVTLMPTFSARGECVYSLNAAVHLDFLSDHCEPGAGRLARLTMLRRFIRSFNPDVIVSFLPHVNVAAILAAWGSSIPVIACERIYPPVYEHLLPRAYRALRKLLYPVAAALVGQTEPASEWLRERGGKAIIATIPNPVLLPLPKTEPYLSPDLLVPPDSRLLLWVGRLDDQKRPELLIEAVKLMGGLPHGWQLVMLGDGTLREKLENMVEAAGLSGSLILPGFAGNLGDWYRRADLFVMTSSFEGFPNALLEAMAHGVAPIAFDVSTGPAELSDGGQRIMLLPDDRQLSRLSEALRCLTSDTERRRALAERASQTAETFSLEAILSQWDALFATVIDRSHRRGKRSSS; this comes from the coding sequence ATGAAAATCTTGTTTCTGGTATCTTCAATGCAGGGGGGTGGAGCCGAGCGGGTTGCGGCACTGCTTGCCAATGCGTGGGCTGAGCACGGCCACAATGTCACGTTGATGCCGACCTTTTCGGCCCGCGGAGAGTGCGTCTATTCATTGAACGCAGCGGTTCATCTTGATTTTCTTTCCGATCATTGCGAGCCCGGCGCGGGACGGCTCGCCCGGCTCACGATGCTGCGTCGGTTCATAAGAAGCTTTAATCCCGATGTCATCGTTTCATTTCTGCCCCACGTGAATGTCGCTGCCATCCTTGCAGCTTGGGGATCGTCCATTCCGGTCATCGCGTGCGAGCGGATATATCCTCCCGTCTATGAACATCTTTTGCCGCGCGCCTATCGCGCGCTGCGCAAGTTGCTCTATCCTGTTGCGGCTGCCCTGGTTGGCCAGACCGAGCCTGCGAGCGAATGGCTGCGCGAGCGCGGGGGGAAAGCGATCATTGCGACCATTCCCAACCCCGTCCTCTTGCCCTTGCCGAAGACCGAGCCGTATCTGTCACCCGACTTGCTCGTCCCGCCGGACTCCCGTCTTCTGTTGTGGGTCGGGCGCCTAGATGACCAGAAACGTCCCGAATTGTTGATAGAGGCGGTGAAGCTCATGGGCGGGCTTCCCCATGGCTGGCAGCTGGTCATGCTCGGGGATGGCACTCTTCGCGAAAAGCTCGAAAATATGGTCGAGGCAGCAGGCCTTTCAGGCAGTCTCATCTTACCGGGGTTCGCGGGAAATCTCGGCGACTGGTATCGTCGGGCCGACCTGTTTGTGATGACATCTTCGTTTGAGGGTTTTCCGAACGCCTTGCTCGAAGCGATGGCGCACGGCGTGGCGCCCATCGCGTTCGACGTCTCGACCGGGCCGGCCGAGTTGAGCGATGGGGGGCAGCGAATCATGTTGCTGCCAGACGACCGTCAGCTATCCCGCCTGTCCGAAGCGCTTCGTTGCCTGACTTCGGACACGGAGCGCCGACGCGCGCTGGCAGAAAGAGCGTCGCAAACCGCCGAGACATTTTCGCTTGAGGCCATATTGAGTCAGTGGGACGCGCTGTTCGCGACAGTAATCGACCGGAGTCACCGGCGAGGAAAACGAAGCTCCTCGTAA
- a CDS encoding EpsG family protein, whose product MDYFYFGSYLDYFTSEYSWWFLMKLLEDGRLPVDYEMVFQMISTVFLVTASLIVYRRGGLLPLIFLANPLVFELAYSQLRSALAISILHLVYLFLRRSTYVAVALCLFAATIHTTMIIFLAVYVLCLMTADEGGRLSRWPVGLRLTVILGAGIVVGLVIGPLREVLLTLIGDRRADYLDLSSSPLYLAFWVGLLGLFLIDYRDTFRSVEGRFSLFILSLVTVNVFTGGYSLRFLALAYPFVISTVLMAKPSVKMFAIPAMSVYMIAQWFYYFSTITG is encoded by the coding sequence TTGGACTATTTCTACTTTGGTAGTTATTTGGATTACTTCACCTCGGAATATTCGTGGTGGTTCCTCATGAAGCTTCTGGAAGATGGTCGGCTTCCGGTGGACTATGAGATGGTCTTCCAGATGATTTCGACCGTTTTTCTCGTAACCGCGTCACTGATTGTCTATCGTCGCGGTGGGCTGTTGCCGCTGATTTTCCTGGCCAATCCGCTCGTTTTTGAACTTGCCTATTCCCAGCTGCGATCAGCGCTCGCGATCAGCATTCTCCATCTGGTTTATCTTTTCCTGCGACGATCGACCTATGTCGCCGTCGCGTTGTGCCTGTTCGCCGCAACGATTCATACCACGATGATCATTTTCCTGGCGGTCTATGTTCTTTGCCTGATGACCGCCGATGAGGGGGGGCGCCTTTCCCGCTGGCCTGTAGGCCTGCGTCTCACCGTCATATTGGGCGCGGGAATCGTCGTGGGGCTGGTGATCGGGCCGCTCCGGGAAGTGCTGCTGACGCTGATCGGCGATCGGCGCGCCGACTATCTCGACCTGTCGAGCAGCCCGCTCTACCTTGCCTTCTGGGTCGGCCTGCTGGGGCTTTTCCTGATCGACTATCGCGACACTTTTCGTTCGGTCGAAGGACGATTTTCGCTGTTTATCCTGTCACTGGTGACGGTAAACGTCTTTACCGGAGGATATTCGCTGCGCTTTCTGGCGCTCGCCTATCCGTTTGTGATTTCGACGGTGCTGATGGCCAAGCCGTCGGTGAAGATGTTCGCAATTCCGGCCATGTCGGTCTACATGATCGCGCAGTGGTTCTATTATTTTTCCACGATTACCGGATAG